A single Actinomycetes bacterium DNA region contains:
- a CDS encoding methane monooxygenase/ammonia monooxygenase subunit B — protein sequence MLRRYRRYLWAVLVAGALVVSSAPAANAHGERAQEAFLRMRTVGWVDVTFSKDTVRQGETLTVTGTAKILDAWPTNLAKGNPNTGYMAVIAPGPVVMLKERTINGESAPSRIDIQKGRIYEFSMTIAGRRPGRWHVHPSFSVKGAGTLLGPGHWITVKENPDGFTNDVKLVTGGTVNLENYQLGFTWIWLILTFLIGLAWMIYWTVPKRTVTNLAVTSQIPLNTDGMAYGLITKKDHRNMNWFAIGTALLLLAGWLYQANAFPTKMPLQVIQFAPPQPAIAEEPVFAKAEGADAGARYDPATKTMTMDVNVTNTGTAPMELKQFNAAYLGFKAGTTPGPGVVTVTPGATVEPGATTRLTLTMKDPAWENELLVPIGESQLLVTGIMVFENTEGKRNLTEVEANLQPRFA from the coding sequence ATGCTTCGCCGATACCGCCGCTACCTTTGGGCCGTCCTCGTCGCGGGCGCGCTCGTGGTGTCGTCCGCGCCGGCCGCGAACGCCCACGGCGAGCGCGCCCAGGAGGCGTTCCTCCGGATGCGCACCGTCGGGTGGGTAGACGTCACGTTCTCCAAGGACACCGTCAGGCAGGGCGAGACGCTCACCGTCACCGGCACGGCCAAGATCCTTGACGCGTGGCCGACCAACCTGGCCAAGGGCAACCCCAACACCGGCTACATGGCAGTGATCGCGCCGGGACCGGTGGTGATGCTCAAGGAGCGGACCATCAACGGCGAGTCCGCGCCCAGCCGGATCGACATCCAGAAGGGCAGGATCTACGAGTTCAGCATGACCATCGCCGGGCGGCGGCCCGGCCGCTGGCACGTGCACCCGTCCTTCTCGGTCAAGGGCGCCGGGACCCTGCTCGGGCCGGGCCACTGGATCACCGTCAAGGAGAACCCCGACGGCTTCACCAACGACGTGAAGCTCGTGACGGGCGGCACCGTCAACCTCGAGAACTACCAGCTAGGGTTCACGTGGATCTGGCTGATCCTCACCTTCCTGATCGGCCTGGCCTGGATGATCTACTGGACGGTGCCGAAGCGGACGGTCACCAACCTGGCCGTCACCAGCCAGATCCCCCTCAACACCGACGGGATGGCGTACGGGCTCATCACCAAGAAGGACCACCGCAACATGAACTGGTTCGCCATCGGCACCGCGCTGCTGCTCCTGGCCGGGTGGCTGTACCAGGCGAACGCGTTCCCGACGAAGATGCCGCTGCAGGTGATCCAGTTCGCGCCGCCGCAGCCCGCCATCGCCGAGGAGCCCGTGTTCGCCAAGGCGGAGGGGGCCGACGCCGGGGCACGGTACGACCCGGCCACCAAGACGATGACCATGGACGTGAACGTCACCAATACCGGCACCGCGCCCATGGAGCTGAAGCAGTTCAACGCGGCGTACCTGGGGTTCAAGGCCGGCACGACGCCCGGGCCGGGCGTCGTGACCGTGACGCCCGGGGCCACCGTCGAGCCGGGGGCGACCACGAGGCTGACGTTGACCATGAAGGACCCGGCCTGGGAGAACGAGCTCCTGGTGCCCATCGGCGAGTCGCAGCTCCTGGTCACCGGCATCATGGTGTTCGAGAACACCGAGGGCAAGCGGAACCTCACGGAGGTGGAGGCAAACCTGCAGCCAAGGTTCGCATAA